The Planctellipticum variicoloris DNA window CCAGGCCTTCCCCGTAGATAAATCCCGCGGTCCCGTCGATCGCAATCTCCACCTGCGGTCCGTGCACGCGACCGTCCTTGAAATCGGCCTTGCTGGCTGAACGGATCTGCACGCCGGAATTCAGTTCGTTATCGACCTTCACCTCGAACCGCAGTTCGAAGTCGCCGTATTCCTTGTCGGTGCAAAGGAACGAGTTCGGGCTCCCTTCGCTGGTCTTACCCACCACGCAGTCGTCCTCGACCCGGTACGTCGCCGTCCCGTTCTTCTGCGTCCAGCCCTTCAGGTCTTTCCCGTTGAACAGGGCCGTAAAGCCCGGCTCGGCGGCAGTCGCCGTTGTCGAAAACAGGCCGACGGCGGCCAGCAGGGCCAACGACTTCGTCCACGAACGCAACATGGTGAAACTCCCGGAAAAAAGTTCTGACGCAAACGCGATTCTCGCAATTGTCAGCGAACGCCCGCTGATCGTCCGCCGGGGCCAACCCGGTGTCAAGCATGGGGTTCCGGTTCGAAGGAACGCTGCGACGGGTGATCTCCCCGCGTACGTCGGTTATGGTGTAAGCACAAATTCCCACTGCGATTCCCCGAGACCGACATGATCGAACCGCTGGACGTCCTGGTCATCGCCCCGCACCCCGACGACGCGGAAATCAGCGTCGGCGGAACCATCCTCGTCTCGCGACGGCAGGGACTGCGCGTGGGGGTCGTCGAACTCACCGACGGGGAACCGACGCCGTTCGGTTCCCCGGAAATTCGCGCCCGCGAGACGGCCGCCTCGACGGAGATCCTCGGCCTCGACTGGCGTCACAACCTGGGCCTTCCCAACCGCTCATTGGAGCACACGCTGGAAGCTCGCCGGGCGCTGGCGACGGTCTTCCGACAGACCCGCCCGAAGCTGCTGCTGGCCCCCTACTGGGAAGACGCCCATCCCGACCACGTCGTGGCCACGCAACTGATCGACGCGGCCCGCTTCTGGTCAAAGCTCTCCCGGACCGACATGCCCGGCGAGCCCTGGCACCCGCCCCGGATTCTCTATTACTGGAGCATCCACCTGCGGATTCACCCCCAGCCCGCCTGCGTGATCGATATCAGCGACGTCATCGAAGAGAAAATGGCCGCCATCCGCTGCTACGAAAGCCAGTTCTTCGCCGGCCGCCCGCAGACATTCCCCACCCCGCTGGACGACATCCGCGACCGCGCCCGCTACTGGGGCTGGTCGATCGGCGCCGCCTTCGGAGAACCGCTCGGCAGCCGCGAACAGTTGCCGCTGGATGGCCTCCGCTCGCTCGTGGGGAAGCCATGACGCTGCTCTGTCTCCAGGGAGGAAATCTCTACGACCCGCGCCACGGGATCGACGGCGAAGTCCGCGATCTCTGGATCGAAGACGGCCGGATCGTAGCAACGCCCGCGGACGCTGCCCGCCGGGCCGATCGCACCATCGATGCCCGTGGCCTGGTCGTCATGCCGGGCGGCGTCGATATGCACTGCCACATCGCCGGCCCCAAGGTCAACTCGGCCCGCAAGATGCTCCCCGAAGACCGCCGGAATGGCGAAGTCTTTCCCCGTCGCGGCCGGTTTCGCTCGGGGACCATCGGCAGCATGCCCAGCACCTTCGCCACGGGCTACCTCTATACCGGCATGGGCTACACCACGGCGTTCGATGCCGCCATTCCCCCGCTCGCCGCCCGCCACGTCCACGAAGAGTTTCAGGATATCCCGCTCCTCGACAAGGGCTTCCTGGTCCTGATGGGGAACAATCATTTCGCGATGCGGCAGATCGCGGACAAAGAACCGGCCCTGCTGAAGGCCTACATGGCCTGGCTGCTGAAATCCGCCCGCGGCTACGGCATCAAGATCGTCAATCCGGGGGGCGTCGAGAACTGGAAGTCGGGCCGGCTCAACGTCTCATCGGTCGATGACGACGTCGCCGGCTTCGGTATCACCCCCCGCGCCATTCTGCGGGAGCTCGCCACCGCCTGCGACGAACTGAAGCTGCCCCACCCGGTCCACATTCACGGCAATAACCTTGGCCTGCCCGGGAACTGGTCCACGACGCTCGAAACCATGCAGGCCCTCGAAGGCCGGCGCGGGCATCTGACACACATTCAGTTCCACAGCTACGGCGGCGACGCCGCGGAGCAGGCGACCTTCTGCTCGAAAGTCCCGGAACTCGCCGCCTATGTGAACGCCCACCCGAATCTGTCGGTCGACGTCGGCCAGGTGATGTTCGGCAAGACCACGTCCATGACCGGCGACGGGCCCCTCGGCTACTACCTGCACCGCGTCACCGGGGGCAAATGGTTCAGCGGCGACCTCGAACTCGAATCCGGCTGCGGCATCGTCCCGATCCAGTACAAGCAGAAGAGCTTCGTCCACGCCCTGCAGTGGGCGATCGGGCTGGAGTGGTATCTGCTGGTCGACGACCCCTGGCGGATTGCGATGAGCACCGACCACCCCAACGGCGCCAGCTTCCTCGCCTACCCCGAAATCATCGCGCTGCTGATGGACCGCGGCCTGCGACAGGATTTTCTGGCAACGCTGCCGGAAAAGCTCCGGACGCATTGCACGCTCGCCGACCTCGCCCGCGAATACACGCTGAACGAGATCGCCATCATCACCCGGGCCGCCCCGGCCCGGATGCTGGGACTGGACCGCAAAGGACACCTGGGAATCGGCGCCGACGCCGACGTCACAGTTTATTCGCCCCAGGATGACCGCCAGCGGATGTTCGAGCTGCCGCGGTATGTGATCAAGTCCGGCGAAGTCGTTCTCGACGACGGCGAACTCCGCGACGATCCCCCCGGCCGGACCCTGCACGTCGAGTCAGCCTACGACCACGACATCGAACCGCACATCGCCAGATGGTTCGCCGACTACTCCACCGTCCAGTTCGCCAATTACCCGGTCCAGGATCACGAACTCGGACCCAACGAGTTGCTTGAGGTGGACGCGTCGTCTCCATCGCCCAGTGCGTAACAACAAATGGCATTCAGGCTACAACGTCAGAGGTAGTCATGGCTTTCGAATATGACGGTTGTGTGGGCGATCTCAGGTCGTAACCACTGACCAGAATCTCGCCTTGGATGACAAACCCATGAATGTGATTGGGCTTACGACGTAA harbors:
- a CDS encoding 3-keto-disaccharide hydrolase, encoding MLRSWTKSLALLAAVGLFSTTATAAEPGFTALFNGKDLKGWTQKNGTATYRVEDDCVVGKTSEGSPNSFLCTDKEYGDFELRFEVKVDNELNSGVQIRSASKADFKDGRVHGPQVEIAIDGTAGFIYGEGLETGWLTEDRSNPAAMAAFKKGEWNKYVVKCDGKSIKTWVNGVPVADHIEDKTGQSKGFIGLQVHGIAKGTGPYEVRWRNIELKDLSK
- the bshB1 gene encoding bacillithiol biosynthesis deacetylase BshB1, which encodes MIEPLDVLVIAPHPDDAEISVGGTILVSRRQGLRVGVVELTDGEPTPFGSPEIRARETAASTEILGLDWRHNLGLPNRSLEHTLEARRALATVFRQTRPKLLLAPYWEDAHPDHVVATQLIDAARFWSKLSRTDMPGEPWHPPRILYYWSIHLRIHPQPACVIDISDVIEEKMAAIRCYESQFFAGRPQTFPTPLDDIRDRARYWGWSIGAAFGEPLGSREQLPLDGLRSLVGKP
- a CDS encoding formylmethanofuran dehydrogenase subunit A; its protein translation is MTLLCLQGGNLYDPRHGIDGEVRDLWIEDGRIVATPADAARRADRTIDARGLVVMPGGVDMHCHIAGPKVNSARKMLPEDRRNGEVFPRRGRFRSGTIGSMPSTFATGYLYTGMGYTTAFDAAIPPLAARHVHEEFQDIPLLDKGFLVLMGNNHFAMRQIADKEPALLKAYMAWLLKSARGYGIKIVNPGGVENWKSGRLNVSSVDDDVAGFGITPRAILRELATACDELKLPHPVHIHGNNLGLPGNWSTTLETMQALEGRRGHLTHIQFHSYGGDAAEQATFCSKVPELAAYVNAHPNLSVDVGQVMFGKTTSMTGDGPLGYYLHRVTGGKWFSGDLELESGCGIVPIQYKQKSFVHALQWAIGLEWYLLVDDPWRIAMSTDHPNGASFLAYPEIIALLMDRGLRQDFLATLPEKLRTHCTLADLAREYTLNEIAIITRAAPARMLGLDRKGHLGIGADADVTVYSPQDDRQRMFELPRYVIKSGEVVLDDGELRDDPPGRTLHVESAYDHDIEPHIARWFADYSTVQFANYPVQDHELGPNELLEVDASSPSPSA